Below is a genomic region from Carassius auratus strain Wakin chromosome 2, ASM336829v1, whole genome shotgun sequence.
GTTCACGGATTTGTGTCCATGTCCTCTCATTTATAAGCCACAGTGTTAAAAGCACAAAGAGCTCATTTTAAATGGTAAGCTGAGCCGGTGGGGTTTGTTTGTGTCTCAGTCAGTATGCACGTCACGGACCCTCGCAGTGGACTCATTGAAGACTGAGGATGCCAGCCAGGCTGATGCAAGGAGACAAACAAGTTGGGTTcacttatacaaaataaataaataagacatgcAAATgtacactacagttaaaaataaattcctttattcagaaaagatacataaaaaatcattacaaGTAACGGTAAAgacattcacatttaaaataagtgctgttcttttgagctttctgacactgaagactgggatagattacattttaattaaaatagaaaatagatatttacattttttagtaatatttcacaatttgtttactactgtatttttgttaaaatgagTGACTTCTTCCaagataaaaatctttttatCAACCCCAAGCCTACATGAACAATATTTTTGTACATCCATGTCAGTTTCATTGATATCCAAAGGAAGAGAGGTGCGGGGCCTAAACTGTTGTAAAAcaatatcatttttaaatgacacattttaaatagtatttttaatataagttatttttattcttaaacAATTCATAATTTGACAATCAccatataaatcaaataaatgcaatttaatgagCCATGGGTGGGCCTTGTTGTCGCTAACTTTATGACAAGTTCTCCccgctgtagaaaaaaaaaaaaaaaattgtctgataAATTAACTAGCTTGTCACGAGAAAAATCGCAAATAAGCATTTACTGtggcaataataatattatttattatagacaCTGATGGTTTGTTATAATTTGTTGGCTTACATTAAACACACTTTACATTTGTTGGTTTTGTGCACAGAACGGTTTTGTTCATATACAGTCTATGATGATGCTGCATTCAGTGCCTGAAGTGGAAATAAAGAAGTGCCgtaaatcgacagaacaccggtagCTACTGTTTTTTAGAGTAGCGCTGGTCCGACAGTGGAAACACAGCATTGACCGCCCGGTTCGATGAAATCTTATAACTTCAATGGACTAAACTGGTTTTAGCTGAACAGCCCCATCTACCGGACAGATGACATTCTGCTCATTACATTACAGAAGGACGTCAATTTCAATGGTCCATGACAAACACAAATTCTGAAATGGTTTTTGAATTGTAGTTTAATGGGGTCAAGGTTATCTATATCTGCCTGAACGACTCCATTGGTCAATATGTGTTAAATCAGGGTACATGTCCTGTCTTTCACAAAAGCATGGCAAGAGTTGAGTTACTTCTGTCTCTTACTCTTCCCTGTGAACTGGGTGTTTGGGCCCCACCACAGTGCAAAGGGCACACAAGGGTAAACATTGAATTTCCACTTATTTACTGTGCAGACTAATTATTTACTGCACGATAAGTGATGGGGACTAGTGCTCTGGTCAAAGTCCCTGCTCTGACATCAGCATCTGCTTCTGTGACACACGACCGTGTGTGCTTTTAGAGAATCACTATGTTCTGATCGGGTACTTTTTGTACAGAGTAAGCATTTTGGTACTGAATGGGAACAGCACAATCTATTCTTGTTCAAGACTTTGTTCTTGCATAGTtgtataaatatgataaagagacagtttaacaaaaataaaaacatttctgaaatgtatACTCCCTCCCAAAATATGAGTTTGGCTCTTCATGGGAACGAATTGGGAtacatttagcattacatcacttgtcgtcagaacagctgataaaacatttgataaaaaaaacgacatctccagtccatcaattaacgtcttgtgaagtgcacatctgtgtttgtaagaaacaaatccatcattaatatgttttaaccattgcttccagctaaaataggAGTCATCAATCCATAACATTTCTTTTTAGTGAAAAGTTtattttgtctgaatcaggagagaaatatgcacagatcaaacactgtttaaGCCAAGACAGTCCAGAAcagtattaaacaaatattttggtggattttgatatgaGAAGACAACATtggaggatttttatttatttctttactggAGAAAGTGTTATTGTTGATAAAGGACAGAAAGGAccgtttaaagttaaaaagccttAAAAAGATTGTTTCTACAAGCATGCAGCTTTTTGTTTCACAtggcattaactgatggactggagtcatgtagaTTACTTGAGGATAACTGcagtgtttttatcagttgtttggactctcattctgacggcacccattcactgcagaggaccgattggtgagcaagtgatataatgctaaattttgCCATATCTGTTCAGTACGGATCAAAAACACatacaaactcatctatatcttggatggtctgatgTGTAAAATTGCAGcatattttcaattttgggtgcgATTTTCCTTCAAACAAATCACCAAAAATACCTACCAAATACAGGCTTACTTAGAAATTAATGATTCAAATGGAATTAGTGTGAACAACGTCCTGTTTGCCATTATATCTCTTATATACAGTATTACCTGAAATGAGGCCTAGTTATTAACCAGTAAAAATTTCCAAGTAGCATGTCACAAGCCACAAACCATTTGGGAGCCCCTCTAcctaaacatttgtttaaaaaaaatagtttttaatatagCTGTTATAAAAATTCAAACTGAAATATCAGCCAATCGACAGTATTGAGAGAGCTACACTCCTCCTCTGAGCTGGTAAACAAGTggagaatgaatgaatcaatagaGCAGTTCACAAGAATGTAAACAAAACTCactttttgtctgtttatttgtattgtttatttgttgttgttgttgtttcaaatgCAGTCCCTCTGTGCttgtagatttttctttttacctGATGAGGGCCAGACATTAGGGTTTTTCAGCTAACTTAAACAGTATCAAACTCATTTACATTATctccaaaaaaactaaatatggatattaataaaatatatgcacTACTGAATTCAGATCCATTGACTAATCGACTGCAACATATTGTATTTTCTCAGCACAAGGCAGTTCAACTCTGTGAAAAAGATCAGATAAACACGTGTGTTCTGTGTATTTATGCGAGGTGtggtttaaatattgatttaaagacggaaggatgaaaaacaaaaacataaagccTTAACATAATAATACACGACACCCTCTCTATCTTTAGGCTACCACCCTTTTCTATTTTGTTATCCGGTTGACAGTTTCCTCATATCCACCTCTGGACCGTTAGGTTATACCTTGTTTGGAAAATGAAGGGGCGGGGGCATTTTGTGCCAAAAGCCTGACGCATGTTGCTCTGTGTTCTAGGGGTCGAAGACCCGTTTGTTTAAAATGCTGGACAAGACGCATAGTATTGTATTTCTAATCAAAAACAGCTGGAGAAAACATGATGCCGAGGAGTGTCCTATCCAGGTGCGCGCGCTTGACGCAGCAGGTGCCTTTGGAAAGCGCGCGGTCCACCAAACACGGCGTCCACCGCGGGATGTCCTCTGTGACCATCCCGCCACCAGCGTGCATGCTCCGGCCGCTCGAGGCTCCGTATCGGTACCTGTTTGGACCAGGACCATCCAATGTGCCGCCTCGCATTTTAGCGGCAGGAGGGAGACCTATAATAGGTCACATGCACTCGGAAATGTTCGGGGTAAATCTTACGCTACATTTTTACGCACAAACACATTTTACAAGTTTAATATAGGTCGAAGGCAAACAAGTGTTTGTAGGAAAATCTAGCTTAAAACACACGTAACatgctttaaaaattaaatacgcagcgttaataacaataattttatacaatatatttaaagatCTCATGTGAAACCAAGTAAatgtttatcttatttttttcttcaaaaacgtCTTCTAATAGGCTACTATACTTATGCATTCTATTtatatagaatgttttatatttatatacaaaactgCCTTTCTATGATATGAGCTATATataatactttacatttttaaatactataagaTCTTAAAACAAATTGCTTCTGCTCActgcttatttttttaagaataataaaaataagcatgCCAAACTTAACATTACTAAACAATATTTCTATAACAGAAGCAGAATCTTTTTGGAATAGTTTATTAATAGGTCTAGACCAAAAAGTGTTGTATTTTGATGGCTTGATTATAGTATCAGAGCTGCCTTTGGAAACTTGGATGTTTGGAGGATTCTAACAGTCCCTGCACATATTTTGTCATAGATAATGAATGATATCAAGAAGGGAATTCAGTACGCTTTTCAGACCAGTAACAACATGACGCTGGCCATGAGTGGCTCTGGACACACAGCGATGGAGTGTGCAGTCTTTAACATTGTGGAGCCTGGAGAAAGTGTTCTTGTTGCCATCAATGGAATCTGGGGAGAACGGGTCGCAGAAATTGCTGAGCGGATGGGTTTGAAACTATTAATCAAAATAACGCTAGTTCACTGTTTTTTAGAAGTTCATCCTTATTTGTTGGGAGTATGAGAGCATGGTTTTTCTTTAACATCTTTCTGTTTTCCCAGGTGCGAAGGTTCACACCTTGTTTAAAACACCTGGAGGACATTTTACAAATGCAGAAATTGAACAGGTGATACTGTCTTTCATTTATTAGTGACGTGTATACAAATTGCAATTCCTGATACCACTGTATGTTATATGTCTAGTAAAGCAAACCCCTGCTCTATAAGCAGCATTTGTCATTCTACAGGCTCTGGCTAAACATAAGCCAGTTCTTTTCTTTCTCACACATGGAGAGTCATCAGTTGGTCTGGTGCATCCAGTGGATGGCGTTGGTGATATTTGTCACAAGTAAGAACATTCTACCATCATTTAGCTTACTGTATGATCTACTGTACTTTTTGTACAATCATtcagatgcttttttttaaagggggggtgaaatgctcgttttcactccatatcctgttaatcttgagtacctatagagtagtactgcatccttcataactccaaaaagtctttatttttattatatttataagagaaagatagtctgtacggttttttcccggaaaaacacgagcggctggaggcgtgacgtgtgggcggagctaaagaatcacgagcgccagtaggcttttgcgttgagcgcgtttggaagctgtgacattacgtgaggacaaaaccaaccaaaacaaaccatggctaacagtcagattcagcgtatatttatgatccagaatcagatccagaggctgaaatttaacaagagcagcatcagcaaaggcggtatgctatgtggtatgtactgaaactgtatatatttgcttagcggttttggaaaatgactaagttccactttatgtcgtcttttttttttttttttttttttaagctgtacatgtggaaagtgcaatttgatgacaacatcgcatgttgtttacttgatgtgcttacgcgccgatagctaagttaacaacacagagatatttgaagcagttttactcaccgcatgtggttccaacacacgatcgtgacccttttccgttgggactgcattatccttaagaaataaacgatgtgcaatccgaaatgcagggaacaaacaaaaacacttgcaccactccgttgatgctctgtaaaaataaactctgtccactggtcccttaatgctgtttctcttttggtaatctgtgcagggttgtcttgccctggcaaccaaaaacacacttcttttgtgacatttcgcaacgctctcgctctgatcagtgaatgtctctgctctcattgctctgctatacgggagcgcgcgctcttccggcaaaagtgccttaggacccatttaaagaaattccgctccatctaacgtcacacagacccatactcgaaaaaaactttccgaaacttgtgacaaatcggaagaggtttttttggaacaaaaatactccttcaaacgtacaacttaatttttgaaactttgtccatgtttagcatgggaatccaactctttaacagtgtaaaaaactcagtatgcatgaaatagcatttcaccccccccccccccctttaaagcatgCAAGATTTTCTGATAGGTGTACAAACTTAAGAGATACACTTCTGACAGTTGattattagtaaaaaataaaaataatttaagaatataaaggcaaaatgtttaatttcacacAATTGAGAAATTTACCAAAATTAGGGTTGGGGGGtgagtattttaaagttaaatgtcTGTATTGTCTACTGTTCTCCCACATTCTCTTTTCAAGTTATCCTTCACTTTATATTCCTCTGTTGCATGCTTTTGTCTGTATAGACACAATTGTTTGCTCTTAGTGGATTCAGTGGCCTCTTTGGGAGCTGCACCGCTTTTAATGGACCAACAAAGTGAGTGGATCAAgatattaagttatttaaatatgtaattatataaatatgaagtTAAATGAACATATAAACATGACGTAATTTACCAAGTGCCTATTCTAAATCTTTGTGTAAAAGCATGTGGATTGAATTCAACTGTTCAAACCTTTTACCTTTATAGATATTGATATTCTGTATACTGGTTCCCAAAAAGCTTTGAATGCTCCACCTGGCACAGCACCAATTTCATTCAGTGAAAGAGCATGGTGAGGAGAAATATTTGTATGAGTATGTGCTTGCCCACATCGAACCATTCAAACAATTGATGGAATCCACTAACATTTTCCATTTCTTCTCAAATGTGACATAGCCACAAGATGTTTaacaggaaaacaaagccagTGTCCTACCTCCTTGATATGACCCACTTATCCAATTACTGGGGCAATGACGGCAAGCCAGTAAGAATGTAAGTATTGTAAATACAACTGTTGCTCTTGTGAGACGTAGTAGAGTATGGATGCAAACCTCAATTCCTGGAGGGTACTTCCAACCCTGTACCATGTACTGTATTTTCCAAATAAACCTAAAGGACTTGATTACCTGGATCAGATGTATTTAAGTGACATGACATATatgtcaagtatggtgacccatactcagaatttgtgctctgcatttaacccatccaaagtgcacacacacagcagtgaatacacactgtgaacacacactcagagcagtgggcagccatttatgctgcagcacccggggagcagttgggggttcggtgccttgctcaaggacacctgccaccccgagactcaaacccacaacctgagggttaggagtcatactctctaaccactaaccACAAGTTCCCCCAAATTAGGTTAGAATTAATTAGGGtagaagctaaactctgcagggctgtggccctccaggaactgagttttgCACCTCTGTAGTAGAGAACTTGAGCTGTCTAAATTGTGTTTCAGATACCATCACACAGGACCTGTGTCTGGGTTCTTTGCTTTGAGGGAAAGTCTAGCCATCCTTGCTGAAATGGTAAgggcttttttatatttttttatataagtaaacATTTAACACCTTGCTTGTCATAATTCACTCTTCAATGGTTTGTTAACCTTTTGGTCCCAAAGCCTGCAACTATAGACCTACTGCTTGTTTTCTCAactatgtatttttgtttgaactataacaggccgggtgttcagatTAACAGATCTGTGATCTTACATACACTCCCATTTAAGTTTTGGGTCGGTAGGATTTTCTTACCCTTTTCTTCTTATGCTcgtcaccaaggctacatttatttgattaaaaatacaggaaaacagtgatattgtgaaatattgcaatttaaaataacttttctatttctaccattttaaaatgtgatttattcctgtgatggcaaagcttagttttcagcagccattactccagtcttcattgtcaaatgATCCTTTCAGAAAATAATTGAATGCTGATCTGCCCATAACTTTTTTCTAAGATGTGAAATCAAAAacttttgtctttactgtcaatcttgatcaatttaaagcatccttgctgaataaaaatattagtttaaaaaaataaaaataaatccgaCTGACCACAAAACTTAGAAAGGTTGTGTATatccattaaaaaatgtatacatagaaTGTTTGCTATTAAGCGATTactatatttgaatatttttttaaatgactgataTCTAATAATTCTAACATGTCTGCTCAAGGGTCTTGAAAACTCATGGAGTCATCATACAGAAGTTGCAGAGTATCTCTGGAAAGGTTTGGAAGACCTGGGCTTGAAGCTGTTCATCAAAGATAAGGTAACTGTTGTTTACCTCACTTTTATTAATTCTGAAAACAATAATATACCCTAAAAGAGaaagcagttaaaatatttatgtatctATTCCTAAAGGATCTGAGATTACCCTCTGTCACCACCATTGCAATCCCGGAAGGGTATGACTGGAAGGAATTGCTGGCTTACATCATGAAGCATCATCAAATCGAGTTTACAGGAGGACTAGGGCCCTCTGTTGGCATGGTGAGTAAAAGCTAGTCAACAAGGTATGACAGCAGCATTTGATTACATGGTTGAATAATAATCCACTCAACTTATTTCTAGGTATTGCGGATTGGGCTCATGGGATACAACTGCAACAAGGCCAATGCTGCGATGGTTCTAGCAGCTCTGGAAGACGCTTTAAAGCAGTGTCGAAAATCCAAAGCCTAATGACTTGACTGCTGACCTATATGTTTTTGCAGTTTCATATGGTGATGCTTGTAgagttattatattatgtttcatAACGGTTGGTATAATGAGGAAGAATTTGAGCTGATTAGAAATCGTAAATTGTGTCTCCTATTGAACAAAACCAGATGTTATGAATGTGTTTCTCAATGTCCCTTTTAAAGTTTCGACAAGCATCACTCCAGCACTTAAATTacctttataaaaatgttaccaagaaataaatcataaatacaatttCATCATTTGGGCTTACAATGTGAATTCAGTTACACAGTAGTACACAGGATGTTCAAACCATTGTTATTTATTCTCTTTTGGGGAATTATTTTGACTATGAGAAACATGAAGCCAAAACAAAGTTTAGCAGCATTTAACAAATTTGAAttggtactaaaataaaaatagtgcttTGGCATTTCCAAACAAAGCAAAACTCAAAGCATCTGAAACTCAAAAGAACATTTCAGACATTTACATTAACAAGAACCAAATTCAATAAGCTTGGAAAATCAAACATATAACAAAATCATCTTTGAATATGTAAAACTCAAAGCAATGCCAGAATCATTTCAGCTTTTCTAAACATAAACCAGCTAGGTATTGCAACTGTTTCATCATTCTCCCCCAAAGTCCCTTTTCACTTTGGCTGCTGGGAATGTAGTAACTAATTGCACCAAAAAGTGCCACACCAAGGTCATTTTGACCTTCCCCTCCGCTTCCTCATAAAGGACAATGAACTGCTCACCTTCATACTCCAAGTCCAGCACTCTTTGTCTACTGTAGAAGGGATGCTGAGCCTCATCCAGCACCATCAGTCATCATACAGCAACCCTGGAGATGCATGTAAacattgatgtttttatcatttctTGAAGCAAGTTTAGTTGTGGACCTTTTTTTACATACACTTTGCAGTATctccaaaatgttcattttttgaccaaaataaaAAGGATCATACcaaatcatgttatttttttagtactgacctgaataagataagataagataagacaTTCACATATAGcccacaaatgaaaataataaataatatatttttttttttacaactgtaTCTCACTAAAATACACAATAAACAGTGCACAGTTGTCTAATACAATACATAtacacaggtccttctcaaaaaattagttcattattttccataatgtaatgataaaaattaaactttcatatattttagattcattgcacaccaactgaaatatttcaggtcttttattgttttaatactgatgattttggcatacagctcatgaaaacccaaaattcctatctcaaaaaattagcatatcatgaaaaggttctctaaacgagctattaacctgatcatctgaatcaactaattaactctaaacacctgcaaaagattcctgaggcttttaaaaactcccagcctggttcattactcaaaactgcaatcatgggtaagactgccgacctgactgctgtccagaaggccatcattgacaccctcaagcgagagggtaagacacagaaagaaatttctgaatgaataggctgttcccagagtgctgtatcaaggcacctcagtgggaagtttgtgggaaggaaaaagtgtggcaaagaACGCTGCAAAacaagaagaggtgaccggaccctgaggaagattgtggagaaggaccgattccagaccttgggggacctgcggatgcagtggactgagtctggagtagaaacatccagagccaccgtgcacaggcgtgtgcaggaaatgggctacagagaagcagcactggactgttgctcagtggtccaaagtacttttttcggatgaaagcaaattttgcatgtcatttggaaatcaaggtgccagagtctggaggaagactggggagaaggaaatgccaaaatgcctgaagtccagtgtcaagtacccacagtcagtgatggtctggggtgccatgtcagctgctggtgttggtccactgtgttttatgaagggcagggtcaatgcagctagctatcaggagattttggagcacttcatgcttccatctgctgaaaagctttatggagatgaagatttcgtttttcagcacgacctggcacctgctcacagtgccaaaaccactggtaaatggttctgaccatggtattactgtgttcaattggcctgccaactctcctgacctgaacctgaacattgtgaagagaaagttgaaagacgcaagacccaacactctggatgagcttaaggccgctatcgaagcatcctgggccttcataacacctcagcagtgccacaggctgattgcctccaagccacgccgcattgaagcagtcatttctgcaaa
It encodes:
- the LOC113116909 gene encoding serine--pyruvate aminotransferase-like, producing MMPRSVLSRCARLTQQVPLESARSTKHGVHRGMSSVTIPPPACMLRPLEAPYRYLFGPGPSNVPPRILAAGGRPIIGHMHSEMFGIMNDIKKGIQYAFQTSNNMTLAMSGSGHTAMECAVFNIVEPGESVLVAINGIWGERVAEIAERMGAKVHTLFKTPGGHFTNAEIEQALAKHKPVLFFLTHGESSVGLVHPVDGVGDICHKHNCLLLVDSVASLGAAPLLMDQQNIDILYTGSQKALNAPPGTAPISFSERACHKMFNRKTKPVSYLLDMTHLSNYWGNDGKPVRIYHHTGPVSGFFALRESLAILAEMGLENSWSHHTEVAEYLWKGLEDLGLKLFIKDKDLRLPSVTTIAIPEGYDWKELLAYIMKHHQIEFTGGLGPSVGMVLRIGLMGYNCNKANAAMVLAALEDALKQCRKSKA